A stretch of Aedes aegypti strain LVP_AGWG chromosome 2, AaegL5.0 Primary Assembly, whole genome shotgun sequence DNA encodes these proteins:
- the LOC5569120 gene encoding eukaryotic translation elongation factor 1 epsilon-1: MASVEQVAKAASFMKVAPGKIGYNSEKIITRTAPKTNESISGFSTIIQSLARESKNDVIRDSFSDIETELQVSQWVDYSVMYVSPAAKDKHVAKALLEELNKYLESRSYLVKHTLTLADVVVFYAIQDTMVNLQPLDKEHYLNISRWFDHLQQQKAIRQDESLINFSTLHLLGWATGTHV; this comes from the exons ATGGCTAGTGTGGAACAGGTCGCAAAAGCCGCCAGCTTTATGAAGGTCGCTCCAGGAAAAATAGGATACAATTCGGAAAAA ATCATAACAAGAACCGCACCGAAAACTAATGAAAGTATCTCCGGATTTTCAACTATTATTCAATCATTGGCCCGAGAAAGCAAGAACGATGTCATACGCGATAGTTTTTCAGATATCGAAACAGAACTTCAGGTGTCTCAATGGGTTGATTATTCAGTGATGTATGTTTCGCCGGCCGCTAAAGACAAGCACGTTGCGAAAGCATTGTTAGAG GAACTTAACAAATATCTGGAAAGCCGTTCCTACCTGGTGAAACACACATTAACCTTGGCAGACGTTGTGGTTTTCTACGCTATTCAAGACACAATG GTCAACCTACAACCATTGGACAAGGAGCATTATTTGAACATCTCTCGTTGGTTCGATCACTTACAGCAGCAAAAGGCGATACGTCAGGACGAGAGTTTGATTAATTTCTCAACCTTACATTTACTAGGCTGGGCTACTGGCACCCATGTTTAA